The sequence AAACTGATTATTGACACTCCCCACCCTAAAAGGATGGGGATTCTTGGTTCAATGAGGTAACTTGCTTTAACTGAATTGCTTCAATTAAAGTAGAGGTCTCCTCTCCCCAAGCGTTAGTTCCGATGTGCCCCACCGTACTTAATCCTCTT comes from Gloeocapsa sp. DLM2.Bin57 and encodes:
- a CDS encoding transposase, translating into RGLSTVGHIGTNAWGEETSTLIEAIQLKQVTSLNQESPSF